The proteins below are encoded in one region of Rhizobacter sp.:
- the treZ gene encoding malto-oligosyltrehalose trehalohydrolase yields MSQHRMPFGATLRDDGRTDFRLWAPAAHAVALVLGDDRRVPMQAGPQGWHEALGVDAPPGTRYRYDVGNGLLVPDPASRHNPEDVHGPSVVVDPRVYRWRDAGWRGRPWHEAVVYELHVGSFTHEGTFKAAAVKLPELAQLGITAIELMPVADFPGQRGWGYDGVLPFAPDASYGTPDALKAFVDAAHSLGLMVLLDVVYNHFGPEGNYLHAYCPTFFNEAKHTPWGAAINFDGPGSETVRDFFRHNALYWVEEFHFDGLRLDAVHAIHDSSPLHIASDIGQALRSVAGTEGVSRQVHLVLENDTNQASMLQRADDGQPLYATAQWNDDLHHAAHVLLTGETDSYYGDYADGPIGRFARALAQGFVYQGQPSAHRGHVPHGEPSGHLPPSAFVSFVQNHDQIGNRALGERLSNLAQPDRLDAVYACLLLSPHVPMLFMGEEFAASTPFLYFCDFGPELAQAVSDGRRNEFARFAAFADPSARARIPDPNDEMTFRMSKLRWAEREQGAHGARLALVHQLLTLRRELLMPRIDPRLGDGRYRFDGGLLHVDWPLADNARWHLVANLTDTELEGVAPPEGRVVHRQHVDDGRRWKPGSVLVLLQTEVDHG; encoded by the coding sequence ATGAGCCAGCACCGCATGCCCTTCGGCGCCACCCTGCGCGACGACGGCCGCACCGATTTCCGCCTCTGGGCACCGGCCGCGCACGCGGTGGCGCTCGTGCTGGGCGACGACCGGCGCGTGCCGATGCAAGCCGGCCCGCAGGGCTGGCACGAAGCCCTCGGCGTCGACGCGCCCCCCGGCACCCGCTACCGCTACGACGTGGGCAACGGCCTGCTCGTGCCCGACCCGGCCTCGCGACACAACCCTGAAGACGTGCACGGGCCGAGCGTCGTGGTCGACCCACGCGTCTACCGCTGGCGCGACGCCGGCTGGCGCGGCCGGCCGTGGCACGAGGCGGTGGTCTACGAACTGCACGTGGGCAGCTTCACCCATGAAGGCACCTTCAAGGCGGCGGCGGTGAAGCTGCCCGAGCTGGCGCAGCTCGGCATCACCGCCATCGAGCTGATGCCGGTGGCCGACTTCCCGGGCCAGCGCGGCTGGGGCTACGACGGCGTGTTGCCGTTCGCCCCCGACGCCAGCTACGGCACGCCCGACGCGCTCAAGGCCTTCGTCGACGCGGCGCACAGCCTCGGCCTCATGGTGCTGCTCGACGTCGTCTACAACCACTTCGGCCCTGAGGGCAACTACCTGCACGCCTACTGCCCGACCTTCTTCAACGAGGCGAAGCACACGCCCTGGGGCGCCGCGATCAACTTCGATGGCCCGGGCAGCGAGACGGTGCGCGACTTCTTCCGCCACAACGCGCTGTACTGGGTGGAGGAGTTCCACTTCGACGGCCTGCGGCTCGACGCGGTGCACGCCATCCACGACAGCTCGCCGCTGCACATCGCCAGCGACATCGGCCAGGCGCTGCGCAGCGTCGCAGGCACTGAGGGCGTGAGCCGCCAAGTGCACCTGGTGCTGGAGAACGACACCAACCAGGCCAGCATGCTGCAGCGCGCCGACGACGGGCAACCGCTCTACGCCACCGCGCAGTGGAACGATGACCTGCACCACGCCGCCCACGTGCTCTTGACCGGCGAGACCGACAGCTACTACGGCGATTACGCCGACGGCCCCATCGGTCGCTTCGCCCGCGCACTGGCGCAGGGATTCGTCTACCAGGGTCAGCCCTCTGCGCACCGAGGCCACGTGCCGCATGGCGAGCCGAGCGGCCACCTGCCGCCAAGCGCCTTCGTCTCCTTCGTGCAGAACCACGACCAGATCGGCAACCGTGCGCTGGGCGAGCGGCTGTCGAACCTCGCGCAGCCCGACCGGCTCGATGCCGTCTACGCCTGCCTGCTGCTCTCGCCCCACGTGCCCATGCTCTTCATGGGCGAGGAGTTCGCCGCCTCCACGCCGTTCCTCTACTTCTGCGACTTCGGCCCCGAGCTGGCGCAGGCGGTGTCGGACGGGCGGCGCAACGAGTTCGCGCGCTTCGCCGCGTTTGCCGACCCGTCGGCCCGCGCACGCATTCCCGACCCCAACGACGAGATGACCTTCCGCATGTCCAAGCTGCGCTGGGCCGAGCGCGAGCAGGGCGCGCACGGCGCGCGCCTCGCGCTCGTGCACCAGCTGCTCACTCTGCGGCGCGAGCTGCTCATGCCCCGCATCGACCCTCGCCTGGGCGACGGCCGCTATCGCTTCGACGGCGGGCTGCTGCACGTCGATTGGCCGCTGGCCGACAACGCGCGCTGGCACCTCGTGGCCAACCTGACCGACACCGAACTCGAAGGCGTCGCGCCACCCGAAGGGCGTGTGGTGCACCGCCAGCACGTCGACGACGGCAGGCGCTGGAAGCCCGGCTCGGTGCTCGTGCTGCTGCAGACCGAGGTGGACCATGGATGA
- the glgX gene encoding glycogen debranching protein GlgX translates to MARDMPITTIWPGRPYPRGATWDGEGVNFALFSQHAEKVELVFFDERGRRERQRVTLKERTDNVWHCYLPQARPGMAYGYVVHGPYKPEEGHRFNPHKLVADPYAHDFVGKLRWSDALYGYTVGHRRADLSFDRRESAAYMPKCRIVDPAFTWDGDRHPQVPWSDTVIYETHVRGFTMRHPGVPEPLRGTYAGLASEASIDHLRRLGVTAVELLPIHSYLNDRHLDEKGMQNYWGYNSFGFFAPEPRYAFGDPVREFKSMVKSLHSAGIEVILDVVYNHTCEGNHLGPTVSLRGIDNAVYYVPAEDPRYCGDFTGCGNSLNVQHPRVLQLVMDSLRYWVEEMHVDGFRFDLATTLARENGQVAHRGAFLAAVRQDPVLSRVKLIAEPWDLGEDGYQVGRFPPGWAEWNDKYRDGMRSYWKGDGGVIGEFAKRLTGSSDLYGYARRRPTASINFIAAHDGFTLNDVVSYNDKHNEANGEDNRDGHNHNLSWNCGVEGPTDDADVLALRERQKRNLLATLFLSQGVPMLLAGDEIGRTQGGNNNAYAQDNEMNWLDWEMTPEREALLVFTRKLAALRRDHPTFRRRDFFGGHPVAEGLKDLLWLRPDGEEMTEAEWATDFARCLGMYLPGIALTGDDRRGQPLFDDDFLLLFNAHHEDMDFRIPPIGSAPWQVAIDTSAASGTPEAAALAPGETYTMKCRAMAVFTRPAHGREAS, encoded by the coding sequence ATGGCCCGAGACATGCCCATCACCACCATCTGGCCGGGCCGGCCGTATCCGCGCGGCGCCACATGGGACGGCGAGGGCGTCAACTTCGCTCTTTTCTCCCAGCACGCCGAGAAGGTCGAGCTGGTCTTCTTCGACGAACGTGGCCGCCGCGAGCGCCAGCGTGTCACGCTGAAGGAACGCACCGACAACGTCTGGCACTGCTACCTGCCGCAGGCGCGCCCCGGCATGGCCTACGGCTACGTGGTGCACGGCCCCTACAAGCCCGAAGAGGGGCACCGCTTCAACCCGCACAAGCTGGTGGCCGACCCCTACGCGCATGACTTCGTGGGCAAGCTGCGCTGGAGCGATGCGCTCTACGGCTACACGGTGGGCCACCGGCGCGCCGACCTGTCGTTCGACCGCCGCGAGAGCGCGGCCTACATGCCCAAGTGCCGCATCGTCGACCCGGCCTTCACCTGGGACGGCGACCGCCACCCCCAGGTGCCGTGGAGCGACACGGTGATCTACGAAACGCACGTGCGCGGCTTCACCATGCGCCACCCCGGCGTGCCCGAGCCGCTGCGCGGCACCTACGCGGGGCTTGCGAGCGAAGCCTCCATCGACCACCTGCGCCGCCTGGGCGTGACCGCGGTGGAGCTGCTGCCCATCCATTCGTACCTCAACGACCGGCACCTCGACGAGAAGGGCATGCAGAACTACTGGGGCTACAACAGCTTCGGCTTCTTCGCCCCCGAGCCGCGTTATGCCTTTGGCGACCCGGTGCGCGAGTTCAAGAGCATGGTCAAGTCGCTGCACAGCGCGGGCATCGAGGTGATCCTCGACGTGGTCTACAACCACACCTGCGAGGGCAACCACCTGGGCCCCACGGTGAGCCTGCGCGGCATCGACAACGCCGTCTACTACGTGCCCGCCGAAGACCCGCGCTACTGCGGCGACTTCACTGGCTGCGGCAACTCGCTCAACGTGCAGCACCCGCGCGTGCTGCAACTCGTGATGGACTCGCTGCGGTACTGGGTGGAAGAGATGCACGTCGACGGCTTCCGCTTCGACCTGGCCACCACGCTCGCGCGCGAGAACGGGCAAGTCGCGCACCGAGGCGCCTTCCTGGCCGCCGTGCGGCAAGACCCGGTGCTCTCGCGCGTGAAGCTCATCGCCGAACCTTGGGACCTGGGCGAAGACGGCTACCAGGTCGGCCGCTTCCCGCCCGGCTGGGCCGAGTGGAACGACAAGTACCGCGATGGCATGCGCAGCTACTGGAAGGGCGACGGCGGCGTGATCGGCGAGTTCGCCAAGCGCCTCACCGGCTCGTCCGACCTGTATGGCTACGCGCGCCGCCGCCCCACGGCCAGCATCAACTTCATCGCCGCGCACGACGGCTTCACGCTCAACGACGTCGTCTCGTACAACGACAAGCACAACGAGGCCAACGGCGAAGACAACCGCGACGGCCACAACCACAACCTGTCGTGGAACTGCGGCGTCGAAGGCCCCACCGACGACGCTGACGTGCTGGCCTTGCGCGAGCGCCAGAAGCGCAACCTGCTGGCCACGCTCTTCCTCTCGCAAGGCGTGCCCATGCTGCTGGCCGGCGACGAGATCGGCCGCACGCAAGGCGGCAACAACAACGCCTACGCCCAAGACAACGAGATGAACTGGCTCGACTGGGAGATGACGCCCGAGCGCGAGGCGTTGCTCGTCTTCACCCGCAAGCTCGCTGCGCTGCGACGCGACCACCCCACCTTCCGCCGCCGCGACTTCTTCGGCGGCCACCCGGTGGCCGAGGGCCTGAAAGACCTCCTCTGGCTGCGCCCGGACGGCGAAGAGATGACCGAAGCCGAGTGGGCCACCGACTTCGCGCGCTGCCTGGGCATGTACCTCCCCGGCATCGCGCTTACCGGCGACGACCGCCGCGGCCAGCCGCTCTTCGACGACGACTTCCTGCTGCTCTTCAACGCGCACCACGAAGACATGGATTTCCGCATCCCGCCCATCGGCAGCGCGCCGTGGCAGGTGGCGATCGACACCTCGGCCGCCTCGGGCACGCCCGAGGCCGCGGCGCTCGCGCCCGGCGAGACCTACACGATGAAATGCCGCGCCATGGCCGTCTTCACCCGGCCCGCGCACGGGCGGGAGGCCTCATGA
- the treS gene encoding maltose alpha-D-glucosyltransferase, which translates to MNAPHIPHLKAAEHGPTTPVTNAALWYQDAVIYQLNVKAFVDSNGDGVGDFQGVTSRLDYVKDLGVNTLWLMPFYPSPLKDDGYDIADYLNVHPQYGTLDDFRQMLDEAHKRDLKVITELVINHTSDQHPWFQAARKAPPGSPERDFYVWSDTDDKYRGTRIIFTDTETSNWTWDPVAKAYFWHRFFSHQPDLNFDNPRVLEAIFKVMRFWLDMGVDGFRLDAIPYLIEREGTNNENLPETHAIIKQLRAAIDANYPNRFLLAEANQWPEDVREYFGEGDECHMAYHFPLMPRMYMAIAQEDRYPLTEIMAQTPEIPQSCQWAIFLRNHDELTLEMVTSKERDYMYGTYAADPRARINLGIRRRLAPLMDNDIDRIKLMNSLLLSMRGSPIVYYGDEIGMGDNIFIGDRNGVRTPMQWSPDRNAGFSRADPQRLYLPPIMDAIYGYEAVNVESQLRDPSSLLHWMRRMLAVRGTSRAFGRGELLFLKPGNRKVLAYLRTFEDEVILCVANLSRSAQPAELDLSAFKGRVPVELLGRTAFPPIGELPYMLTLPKHGFYWFQLSTDAVEPSWHQPMLPAEDRPVLVLFDGWNSIFRDQVVPWRIGLAVKTRAQFETDTLPRHIEQQRWYAAKGTALQRARLVDHAVWGDEERDSMGRSDGWLLPLLELDGPAETSTYFVPLSLAWEDANQDGDEERYRALGTAAIARIRQQAAVGVMGDAFADERFCRAVVAAMGQRRELRTANGTLRFLPTTAYTELAGADFYKLPVGRPQAASSNTIVTFGERLFLKGYRRVRPGVNPEFEVGRFLTEVANFPHCVPVVGVVEYRGTDGGLMTLGLLQAYVSNQGDGWGYTLAYLQRALDLQRANDSTPAPEETHGAYLALAETLGRRTGELHIAFTTPSDDPAFKPEPLAVSDVAAWREKTLAEARQTFAMLEHALPQLEGATLNDAHAVLAAQRGLLEHISQTAAPVGRALKTRIHGDYHLGQVLLVRNDFVVIDFEGEPGRSFDERRARQSPLRDVAGMLRSFSYARAGGLRSITASADEMAQLVPFAAQWEKAARNAFMQGYTTAVQGGALYESFESQRSLLALFELEKALYELRYELNNRPDWVGIPLAGILGLVPR; encoded by the coding sequence ATGAACGCGCCGCACATTCCCCACCTCAAGGCTGCCGAGCACGGCCCGACCACACCGGTGACCAACGCCGCGCTCTGGTATCAAGACGCCGTCATCTACCAGCTCAACGTCAAGGCCTTCGTCGATTCGAACGGCGACGGCGTGGGCGACTTCCAGGGCGTGACCTCGCGGCTCGACTACGTGAAGGACCTGGGCGTCAACACCCTCTGGCTGATGCCGTTCTACCCGTCTCCGTTGAAGGACGACGGCTACGACATCGCCGACTACCTGAACGTGCACCCGCAATACGGCACGCTCGACGACTTCAGGCAGATGCTCGACGAGGCGCACAAGCGCGACCTGAAGGTCATCACCGAGCTCGTCATCAACCACACGAGCGACCAGCACCCGTGGTTCCAGGCCGCCCGCAAGGCGCCGCCGGGCTCACCCGAGCGCGACTTCTACGTCTGGAGCGACACCGACGACAAGTACCGCGGCACGCGCATCATCTTCACCGACACCGAGACGTCCAACTGGACCTGGGACCCGGTCGCCAAGGCCTACTTCTGGCACCGCTTCTTCAGCCACCAGCCCGACCTCAACTTCGACAACCCGCGCGTGCTCGAAGCCATCTTCAAGGTGATGCGCTTCTGGCTCGACATGGGGGTCGACGGCTTCCGCCTCGATGCCATTCCGTACCTCATCGAACGCGAAGGCACTAACAACGAGAACCTGCCCGAGACGCACGCGATCATCAAGCAGCTGCGCGCGGCCATCGACGCCAACTACCCGAATCGCTTCCTGCTGGCCGAGGCCAACCAGTGGCCCGAAGACGTGCGCGAGTATTTCGGCGAGGGTGACGAGTGCCACATGGCCTATCACTTCCCGCTGATGCCGCGCATGTACATGGCCATCGCGCAGGAGGATCGTTACCCGCTCACCGAGATCATGGCGCAGACGCCCGAGATCCCTCAGAGCTGCCAGTGGGCCATCTTCCTGCGCAACCACGACGAGCTCACGCTCGAGATGGTGACGAGCAAGGAGCGCGACTACATGTACGGCACCTATGCGGCCGACCCACGCGCGCGCATCAACCTCGGCATCAGGAGGCGCCTCGCGCCGTTGATGGACAACGACATCGACCGCATCAAGCTGATGAACAGCCTCTTGCTCTCGATGCGCGGCTCGCCCATCGTCTACTACGGCGACGAGATCGGCATGGGCGACAACATCTTCATCGGCGACCGCAACGGCGTGCGCACCCCGATGCAGTGGAGCCCCGACCGCAACGCCGGCTTCTCGCGCGCCGACCCGCAGCGCCTCTACCTGCCGCCGATCATGGATGCGATCTACGGCTACGAGGCGGTCAACGTCGAGTCGCAGCTGCGCGACCCGTCGTCGCTCCTGCACTGGATGCGCCGCATGCTCGCCGTGCGCGGCACGAGCCGCGCCTTCGGCCGCGGCGAGCTGCTCTTCTTGAAGCCCGGCAACCGCAAGGTGCTCGCGTACCTGCGCACCTTCGAAGATGAAGTCATCCTCTGCGTCGCCAACCTCTCGCGCTCGGCCCAGCCGGCCGAGCTGGACCTGTCGGCCTTCAAGGGCCGCGTGCCGGTCGAGCTGCTGGGCCGCACGGCCTTCCCGCCGATCGGCGAGCTGCCCTACATGCTCACGCTGCCCAAGCACGGCTTCTACTGGTTCCAGCTGAGCACCGATGCGGTCGAGCCGAGCTGGCACCAGCCCATGCTGCCGGCCGAAGACCGGCCAGTGCTGGTGCTCTTCGACGGCTGGAACAGCATCTTCCGCGACCAGGTCGTGCCGTGGCGCATCGGTCTCGCGGTGAAGACCCGCGCGCAGTTCGAGACCGACACGCTGCCGCGCCACATCGAGCAGCAGCGCTGGTATGCGGCCAAGGGCACGGCCCTGCAACGCGCGCGGCTCGTCGACCACGCCGTGTGGGGCGACGAGGAGCGCGACTCGATGGGCCGCTCCGACGGCTGGCTGCTGCCCCTGCTCGAACTCGACGGCCCCGCCGAGACCTCGACCTATTTCGTGCCGCTGTCGCTGGCCTGGGAAGACGCCAACCAGGACGGCGACGAAGAGCGCTACCGTGCCCTCGGCACCGCCGCCATCGCCCGCATCCGCCAGCAGGCCGCGGTGGGCGTGATGGGCGACGCCTTCGCCGACGAGCGCTTCTGCCGCGCCGTGGTCGCGGCGATGGGCCAGCGTCGCGAGCTGCGCACGGCCAACGGCACGCTGCGCTTCCTGCCGACCACCGCCTACACCGAACTCGCCGGTGCCGACTTCTACAAGCTCCCTGTCGGCCGCCCGCAGGCCGCGAGCAGCAACACCATCGTCACCTTTGGCGAGCGGCTCTTCCTCAAGGGCTATCGCCGTGTGCGGCCGGGCGTGAACCCCGAGTTCGAGGTCGGGCGTTTCCTCACCGAGGTGGCCAACTTCCCGCACTGCGTGCCGGTCGTGGGCGTGGTCGAGTACCGCGGCACCGACGGTGGCCTGATGACGCTCGGCCTGCTTCAGGCTTATGTGTCGAACCAGGGCGATGGCTGGGGCTACACGCTGGCCTACCTGCAGCGAGCGCTCGACCTCCAGCGCGCGAATGACAGCACGCCTGCACCCGAAGAGACACACGGCGCCTACCTGGCCTTGGCCGAAACGCTCGGCCGCCGCACTGGCGAGCTGCACATCGCCTTCACCACGCCGAGCGACGACCCGGCCTTCAAGCCCGAGCCGCTCGCCGTCAGCGACGTGGCCGCCTGGCGCGAGAAGACGCTGGCCGAAGCGCGGCAGACGTTTGCAATGTTGGAGCACGCTCTGCCGCAACTGGAAGGCGCCACGCTCAACGACGCGCACGCCGTGCTCGCTGCCCAGCGCGGCCTGCTGGAGCACATCTCGCAGACCGCTGCACCCGTCGGCCGGGCGCTCAAGACGCGCATCCACGGCGACTACCACCTCGGCCAGGTGCTGCTGGTGCGCAACGACTTCGTGGTCATCGACTTCGAAGGCGAGCCCGGCCGCAGCTTCGACGAGCGCCGAGCCCGCCAGTCGCCGCTGCGCGACGTGGCCGGCATGCTGCGCTCGTTCAGCTACGCCCGTGCCGGCGGGCTGCGCAGCATCACCGCCTCGGCCGACGAGATGGCGCAGCTCGTGCCGTTCGCGGCGCAGTGGGAGAAGGCCGCACGCAACGCCTTCATGCAGGGCTACACCACGGCAGTGCAGGGCGGGGCGCTGTACGAATCCTTCGAATCGCAGCGCAGCCTGCTTGCGCTCTTCGAGCTGGAGAAGGCGCTCTACGAGCTGCGCTACGAACTCAACAACCGGCCTGACTGGGTGGGCATCCCGCTCGCGGGAATCCTGGGCCTCGTGCCCCGCTAG
- a CDS encoding alpha-1,4-glucan--maltose-1-phosphate maltosyltransferase, which yields MPRAKLTEAPEGMPHDGRLRAVIDAVLPCIDRGRFAAKCIAGQPFHVTVHAFTDGHDVLRVMLLWQQEGHAVQEVEMTLKWNDEWHASFTPSVPGRYNYEAVAWVDHFRSWRTELARRVDADDIRIAALVGAELVDQAAARAKGDDRDALLRFSTALKQPANEPHEVEALKALALDPQQAALVDRYPDRSLAVSSGTVLPLVADRERAGFSAWYELFPRSASAEPGVHGRFSDVEKQLPRIAEMGFDVVYFPPIHPIGREKRKGKNNALTTEPGDVGSPWAIGAAEGGHKSILPALGTPEDFRRLVKRANELKLEIALDIALQCAPDHPYVQQHPQWFRWRPDGTVQYAENPPKKYQDIYPFNFETEDWQTLWLELKSIFDHWIAEGVRIFRVDNPHTKSFAFWEWCIGEIRKQHPDVLFLAEAFTRPKVMHRLAKLGYNQSYTYFTWRNTAEELTEYFTELSQGPGRHYFRPNAWPNTPDILSEHLHGQGRPAFAMRLVLAATLSANYGVYGPAYELMENTPRSAGSEEYLHSEKYQLRHWDLNRADSLAPLMTRLNAIRRENRALQSNAGLEFFTTDNEQLLAYAKRTHDGENLILCVVNLDVRYPQSGWVELDTTWLGLAQPTDAYELDDLLNQQAFIWRGPRNFVILEPGQAHVMRLRRGVRNERDSESFQR from the coding sequence ATGCCCCGCGCGAAGCTGACTGAGGCGCCGGAAGGCATGCCGCATGACGGCCGCCTGCGTGCGGTCATCGACGCGGTGCTGCCCTGCATCGACCGTGGGCGCTTCGCCGCGAAGTGCATCGCCGGCCAGCCCTTCCACGTGACGGTGCACGCCTTCACCGACGGCCACGACGTGCTGCGCGTGATGCTGCTGTGGCAGCAGGAAGGCCATGCGGTGCAGGAAGTGGAGATGACGCTCAAGTGGAACGACGAGTGGCATGCGAGCTTCACGCCCTCGGTGCCCGGCCGCTACAACTACGAAGCGGTGGCCTGGGTCGACCACTTCCGCTCGTGGCGCACCGAGCTGGCGCGGCGTGTGGACGCCGACGACATCCGCATTGCCGCGCTCGTGGGTGCCGAGCTGGTCGACCAGGCGGCGGCCCGCGCGAAAGGCGACGACCGGGACGCGCTGCTGCGCTTCTCGACGGCGCTCAAGCAGCCGGCGAACGAGCCACACGAGGTTGAGGCGCTGAAAGCCCTGGCACTCGACCCGCAGCAAGCCGCGCTCGTCGACCGTTACCCCGACCGGTCGCTCGCCGTGTCGTCGGGCACGGTGCTGCCGCTCGTGGCCGACCGCGAGCGTGCGGGCTTCAGCGCCTGGTACGAGCTCTTCCCGCGCTCCGCGTCGGCAGAGCCCGGCGTGCACGGCCGCTTCAGCGATGTGGAGAAGCAGCTCCCGCGCATCGCCGAGATGGGCTTCGACGTCGTTTACTTCCCGCCCATCCACCCCATCGGCCGCGAGAAGCGTAAGGGCAAGAACAACGCGCTCACCACCGAGCCCGGCGACGTGGGAAGCCCCTGGGCCATCGGCGCGGCCGAGGGCGGGCACAAGAGCATCCTGCCGGCGCTCGGCACGCCGGAAGACTTCCGCCGCCTCGTCAAGCGCGCCAACGAGCTCAAGCTCGAGATCGCGCTCGACATCGCCCTGCAGTGCGCCCCCGACCACCCTTACGTGCAGCAGCACCCGCAGTGGTTCCGCTGGCGGCCCGACGGCACGGTGCAGTACGCCGAGAACCCGCCCAAGAAGTACCAGGACATCTATCCCTTCAACTTCGAGACCGAGGACTGGCAGACACTCTGGCTCGAGTTGAAGAGCATCTTCGACCACTGGATCGCCGAGGGCGTGCGCATCTTCCGCGTCGACAACCCGCACACCAAGTCGTTCGCGTTCTGGGAGTGGTGCATCGGCGAGATCCGCAAGCAGCACCCCGACGTGCTCTTCCTCGCCGAAGCCTTCACCCGGCCCAAGGTGATGCACCGCCTGGCCAAGCTCGGCTACAACCAGTCGTACACCTACTTCACCTGGCGCAACACCGCCGAGGAACTCACCGAGTACTTCACCGAGCTGAGCCAGGGCCCGGGCCGGCATTACTTCCGCCCCAACGCCTGGCCCAACACGCCCGACATCCTCTCCGAGCACTTGCACGGCCAGGGCCGCCCGGCGTTTGCGATGCGGCTCGTGCTGGCCGCCACCTTGAGCGCCAACTACGGCGTCTACGGCCCCGCCTATGAGCTGATGGAGAACACGCCGCGCAGCGCCGGCAGCGAGGAGTACTTGCACTCCGAGAAGTACCAGCTGCGCCACTGGGACCTGAACCGGGCCGACAGCCTAGCGCCGCTGATGACACGCCTCAACGCCATCCGCCGCGAGAACCGCGCGCTGCAGAGCAACGCTGGCCTGGAGTTCTTCACCACCGACAACGAACAGCTCCTCGCCTACGCCAAGCGCACCCACGACGGCGAGAACTTGATCCTCTGCGTCGTCAACCTCGACGTGCGCTACCCGCAGTCGGGCTGGGTCGAGCTCGACACCACCTGGCTTGGCCTCGCGCAGCCCACCGACGCCTACGAACTCGACGACCTGCTCAACCAGCAGGCCTTCATCTGGCGCGGCCCGCGCAACTTCGTGATCCTTGAACCCGGCCAGGCCCACGTGATGCGCCTGCGCCGTGGCGTGCGCAACGAGCGTGATTCGGAGTCGTTCCAACGATGA